Sequence from the Ereboglobus luteus genome:
ATCTCGAAGCCGACGCCCCGGGCAAGGAAATCACCTTCTATATCAACTCCCCCGGCGGAATCATCACCTCCGGCATGGCCGTCTACGATACGATGAGGCTCATCTCATCGCCCATCACGGTCGTTGTCACGGGCATGGCGGCATCGATGGGCTCAATCCTGTTGTGCGGCGCTCCCAAGGGTCGCCGTTTCATCTATCCGCACGGCCGCGTGCTCATCCATCAGCCGCTCATTTCCGGCCGCATGATCGGCCCGGCCACCGACATCAACATTCAGGCCCAGGAAATGGAAAAGACCCGCGCCGAGCTGAACAAAATCCTCGCTGAGTCCTCCGGCCAATCGCTCGAAAAAATCGACCGCGACACCGACCGCGATTTCTACCTCAACGCCCAGGAAGCCATCGCCTACGGCCTCGTGGATAAAATCGTGGACAAAATCTGATCGGTATAATCCACGGAAATCACTCACGCATTCGCAAAGCGCATCCGAACCGGATGCGCTTTTTTATCAGGCATGCCTCATCTTAACTGAAATGCGATGGGAATGCTCGTCGACGTGCGCACTGGCTCGCCATCATACATTCCCGGATTAAATTTCCACGTGGCGACTCCATCGACGGACTCCTTGGCAAAGTTCCTGGTTGTCGCTCGGATTACATCGATCTGCCTCCGCTCAACAGAGCCGTCTTTAGCCACGATAAACGCAAGAATCGCCAAACCCTGCACATTGGCGCGCTCCTCGGGTTTCGGATAACGCGGCGGGTATTGCCTCACGACGCGCGGCATCACATTTGAGGTCATTTTTGCAGGTATTTCACTTGTGCCAAACGGTTCCTCCACGGCATCAAATAGCACCGGAATAACCGCCCATACGGCGGCTGGCTTGCCATCGGATGTCACCGGGGCCATCCTGCATCTCCCGATGCTATCCATCGCGGTTTTTTGCAAAGCGGGCGGTGCATCAGCGTCGAGCGGCATGCACAAAC
This genomic interval carries:
- a CDS encoding ClpP family protease → MSIHHFQNTTPTAPAPRLDDEDEIEDALARKNAAPVATLIQKKFLEQRKIFLWGPVTDESAKDLTEKLLYLEADAPGKEITFYINSPGGIITSGMAVYDTMRLISSPITVVVTGMAASMGSILLCGAPKGRRFIYPHGRVLIHQPLISGRMIGPATDINIQAQEMEKTRAELNKILAESSGQSLEKIDRDTDRDFYLNAQEAIAYGLVDKIVDKI